A genomic stretch from Sceloporus undulatus isolate JIND9_A2432 ecotype Alabama chromosome 5, SceUnd_v1.1, whole genome shotgun sequence includes:
- the RPL3 gene encoding 60S ribosomal protein L3 gives MSHRKFSAPRHGSLGFLPRKRSRRHRGKVKSFPKDDPSKPIHLTAFLGYKAGMTHIVREVDRPGSKVNKKEVVEAVTVVETPPMVIVGIVGYVETPRGLRTFRTVFAEHISDECKRRFYKNWHKSKKKAFTKYCKKWQDEDGKKQLEKDFNSMKKYCQVIRVIAHTQMRMLPLRQKKSHLMEIQVNGGTVAEKVDWARAKLEQQVPVSTVFGQDEMIDVIGVTKGKGYKGVTSRWHTKKLPRKTHRGLRKVACIGAWHPARVAFSVARAGQKGYHHRTEINKKIYKIGQGYQIKDGKLIKNNASTEYDQSDKSINPLGGFVHYGEVTNDFIMLKGCVVGTKKRVLTLRKSLLVQTKRRALEKIGLKFIDTTSKFGHGRFQTAEEKKAFMGPLKKDRIAKEETA, from the exons ATG tCCCACCGCAAGTTCTCTGCTCCCAGACATGGATCCTTGGGCTTCCTGCCCCGGAAGCGAAGCCGCCGCCATCGAGGCAAAGTGAAGAGCTTTCCTAAAGATGACCCCAGCAAGCCCATCCACCTCACTGCTTTCCTCGGGTACAAGGCTGGCATGACCCACATTGTCCGTGAAGTTGACAGGCCTGGATCTA AGGTGAACAAGAAGGAAGTTGTAGAGGCAGTCACTGTGGTGGAGACTCCTCCCATGGTCATTGTGGGGATTGTGGGCTATGTGGAAACTCCCCGTGGCCTTCGCACCTTCAGGACTGTATTTGCTGAGCACATCAGTGATGAATGCAAGCGTCGTTTCTACAAGAACTG GCATAAGTCCAAGAAGAAGGCCTTTACTAAATATTGCAAGAAGTGGCAGGATGAAGATGGCAAGAAGCAGCTGGAGAAGGATTTCAACAGCATGAAGAAGTACTGCCAGGTTATCAGGGTCATAGCTCATACTCAG ATGCGCATGCTTCCACTCCGTCAAAAGAAATCTCACCTGATGGAGATCCAGGTGAATGGTGGCACTGTGGCTGAAAAGGTGGATTGGGCCCGGGCAAAGTTGGAGCAGCAAGTACCTGTGTCAACTGTCTTCGGCCAGGATGAAATGATTGATGTTATTGGAGTCACCAAGGGCAAGGGATACAAAG GTGTTACCAGCCGATGGCACACCAAAAAACTGCCCCGCAAGACTCATAGGGGTCTGCGCAAAGTGGCCTGTATTGGTGCCTGGCATCCTGCTCGTGTAGCCTTCTCTGTAGCTCGAGCTGGTCAGAAGGGATACCATCACCGGACAGAAATCAATAAGAAG ATTTACAAAATTGGCCAAGGTTACCAAATCAAGGATGGGaaactaattaaaaacaatgcTTCAACAGAATATGATCAGTCTGACAAGAGCATTAACCCTCTG GGTGGGTTTGTCCATTATGGTGAAGTGACCAATGACTTTATCATGTTGAAAGGCTGTGTTGTTGGGACCAAGAAGAGAGTTCTCACTCTGCGTAAG TCTTTGCTTGTGCAAACCAAGCGTCGGGCTCTGGAGAAGATTGGCCTGAAATTTATTGACACCACGTCCAAATTTGGTCATGGCCGCTTCCAGACAGCAGAGGAGAAGAAAGCTTTCATG GGACCACTCAAGAAAGACCGTATTGCCAAAGAGGAAACAGCCTAA